The following proteins are co-located in the Bombus pascuorum chromosome 3, iyBomPasc1.1, whole genome shotgun sequence genome:
- the LOC132905489 gene encoding protein Pixie: MPPKKSMEETDRLTRIAIVNSDKCKPKRCRQECKRSCPVVRMGKLCIEVTPNSKIASISEELCIGCGICVKKCPFEAISIINLPSNLEKETTHRYSKNSFKLHRLPIPRPGEVLGLVGTNGIGKSTALKILAGKQKPNLGRFSDPPDWTEILSHFRGSELQNYFTKILEDDLKALIKPQYVDQIPKAVKGTVQQLLDKKDECKNQIEICKMLDLMHIRDRGIEALSGGELQRFACAMVCIQNGDIFMFDEPSSYLDVKQRLNAAVTIRSLIHPDKFIIVVEHDLSVLDYLSDFICCLYGVPGAYGVVTMPFSVREGINIFLDGFVPTENLRFREESLVFKVAESATEEEVKRMNHYEYPAMTKTMGSFKLNVEKGQFTDSEILVLLGENGTGKTTFIRMLAGNLPPDDGSGSIPQLHISYKPQKISPKSQGIVRQLLHEKIRDAYVHPQFVTDVMKPLKIDDIMDQEVQNLSGGELQRVALALCLGKPADVYLIDEPSAYLDSEQRLVAAKVIKRFILHAKKTGFVVEHDFIMATYLADRVIVFSGTPSLATTAHSPQSLLNGMNRFLELLGITFRRDPNNFRPRINKSQSVKDLEQKKAGQYFFLEE; this comes from the exons ATGCCACCAAAAAAGTCAATGGAGGAAACTGATCGGTTGACTCGTATAGCTATTGTTAATTCTGATAAATGTAAACCAAAACGGTGCAGGCAAGAATGCAAAAGATCTTGTCCAGTAGTACGAATGGGAAAACTTTGTATAGAAGTTACTCCTAATAGTAAGATAGCATCAATATCTGAAGAACTGTGTATTGGATGTGGTATTTGTGTCAAG aaatgtCCATTCGAGGCtatatctattattaatcTTCCTAGTAAtttagagaaagaaacgacacATCGTTATTCAAAAAATTCGTTTAAACTACACAGACTGCCTATTCCAAGACCTGGAGAAGTATTAGGTTTGGTTGGAACTAATGGAATTGGGAAATCAACTGCTCTTAAAATTTTGGCAGGCAAACAAAAGCCTAATTTAGGACGATTTTca gATCCACCAGATTGGACAGAAATTTTAAGTCATTTTAGAGGTAGTGAATTGCAGAATTATTTTACCAAAATATTGGAAGATGATTTAAAAGCTCTTATCAAACCTCAGTATGTAGATCAAATTCCTAAAGCTGTAAAAGGCACTGTACAACAGCTTTTAGACAAAAAAGATGAGTGTAAAAATCagatagaaatttgtaaaatgttgG ATTTAATGCACATACGTGATAGAGGTATTGAAGCACTTTCTGGTGGAGAACTTCAACGTTTTGCATGTGCTATGGTGTGCATTCAAAATGGAGACATTTTTATGTTTGATGAACCATCTTCATATTTAGATGTAAAGCAACGCCTCAATGCGGCTGTGACGATTCGATCTCTTATTCATCCCGATAA GTTCATAATAGTAGTGGAACATGACTTATCAGTTTTAGACTATTTGTCTGACTTTATTTGTTGTCTTTATGGTGTTCCGGGAGCGTATGGTGTTGTTACTATGCCTTTCTCTGTTAGAGaaggtataaatattttcctcgaTGGTTTTGTGCCAACCGAAAATTTGAGATTCCGTGAGGAATCTCTTGTATTTAAAGTAGCCGAAAGTGCAACGGAGGAAGAAGTCAAACGCATGAATCATTATGAATATCCCGCGATGACAAAGACAATGggttcttttaaattaaatgttgaGAAGGGTCAATTTACAGATTCAGAAATTCTTGTCCTACTTGGTGAAAATGGAACGGGGAAAACGACATTCATCAGAATGTTGGCTGGTAATTTGCCACCTGATGACGGATCGG GAAGTATTCCCCAGTTACATATTAGTTACAAACCACAAAAAATTAGTCCCAAATCTCAAGGCATTGTACGGCAATTATTACATGAAAAAATTAGGGACGCTTATGTTCACCCTCAATTTGTAACGGATGTTATGAAACCGTTAAAAATAGATGATATTATGGATCAAGAAGTACAGAATCTCTCCGGAGGAGAATTACAACGAGTGGCTTTAGCTTTATGTCTTGGAAAGCCTGCCgatgtttatttaatcgatGAACCTTCTGCTTATTTGGACTCTGAGCAACGTTTAGTTGCAGCTAAAGTAATAAAACg GTTTATTTTACATGCGAAGAAAACGGGATTTGTAGTAGAGCATGATTTTATTATGGCTACGTACTTGGCTGACCGTGTAATTGTGTTTTCCGGTACTCCATCATTAGCGACTACAGCTCATAGTCCGCAATCTCTATTAAATGGAATGAACAGATTTTTAGAACTTTTAGGTATTACATTCAGAAGAGATCCAAACAATTTCAGACCGAGGATTAATAAGAGCCAGTCCGTGAAA GATTTGGAACAGAAGAAAGCTGGGCAATATTTCTTCCTTGAAGAATGA
- the LOC132905490 gene encoding arfaptin-2: MERSIHEMLKDAPSLNDSDSAVHSGTPPPHVPNNCNNENQPRPATINLTLGSPISQMSVTVSPNTPIQNGDTQTMRTAQSKIESIKNWSISTYKCTRQLMYEKLGKTSRTVDSELETQIELLRDTQRKYCNVLRLSRALASHFHHVVQTQHALGEAFSELAQKSPELQEEFLYNSETQRNLTKNGETLLGALNFFVSSVNTLCNKTIEDTLFTVRQYETARIEYDAYRTDLEALAQVTKNDSSNAARLEAAQANYEEHKQNFEKLRSDVSIKLKFLDENRIKVMHKQLLLFHNAVSAYFSGNQTALEATLKQFNIKVKSPNSSLPSWLEQ, encoded by the exons ATGGAGCGAAGTATTCATGAAATGTTGAAAGATGCTCCATCTTTAAATGATAGCGATAGTGCAGTTCATAGTGGAACTCCTCCACCTCATGTAccaaataattgtaataatgaaaatcaACCTAGACCAGCTACAATAAACTTAACATTGGGCAGTCCTATATCTCAAATGT ctGTAACAGTATCTCCAAATACACCTATTCAAAATGGTGATACACAGACAATGCGTACTGCTCAGAGTAAAATTGAAAGCATTAAAAATTGGAGTATTTCTACATATAAGTGTACAAGACAATTAATGTATGAAAAACTTGGGAAAACATCCCGTACAGTAGATTCAG AACTTGAAAcacaaattgaattattaagaGATACTCAAAGAAAGTACTGCAATGTGTTACGATTATCTAGAGCATTAGCTTCTCATTTTCATCATGTTGTTCAAACGCAACATGCTTTAGGGGAAGCATTTTCTGAGTTAGCACAAAAATCTCCAGAGTTACAAGAAGAGTTTCTATATAATTCAGAAACTCAAAGGAATTTGACTAAAAATGGTGAAACATTATTAGGGGCCTTAaacttttttgtttcttcagtAAATAcactttgtaataaaactatcGAAGACACATTATTTACAGTACGACAATATGAAACAGCAAG AATAGAATACGATGCGTATAGAACAGATCTTGAAGCATTAGCACAAGTAACAAAAAACGATAGCAGCAATGCAGCAAGATTGGAAGCAGCACAGGCAAATTATGAAGAGCATAAGCAAAATTTTGAAAAGCTAAGATCAGATGTTTCGATTAAACTTAAATTCTTAGATGAAAATAGA atCAAGGTAATgcataaacaattattattattccataATGCAGTATCTGCTTATTTTTCTGGAAATCAAACTGCTCTGGAAGCCACACTGAAGCAATTTAACATAAAAGTTAAATCACCAAATTCATCTTTACCATCGTGGCTTGAACAGTAG